The nucleotide window TTCACTGGCGCAAGGTGCGTCAACACAGGCCAGCACGGTCGAGCAGCTGTCGGCCGCTGTTCAGGAGATTGCGGCACAAACAACAACAAATGCGCAAAACGCCAGCACGGCAAACGATTTGACGCTCGACGTCAAAAATGAAGCCGCCAAAGGCAATGAACAGATGAAAGAAATGCTCTCGGCCATGGAGGAGATCAATACATCGTCGAGCAATATCAGCAAAATCATCAAGGTTATTGACGATATTGCATTCCAGACAAACATTCTCGCGCTCAATGCAGCTGTTGAGGCGGCCCGCGCCGGTCAGTATGGCAAAGGCTTCGCCGTCGTGGCGGAAGAAGTCCGAAATCTGGCGGCTAAATCCGCAAACGCGGCCAAGGAAACGACAGCGCTCATCGAAGGTTCCGTCAAGAGTGTTGACAAAGGCACGATGATTGCCAATAAAACGGCCGAAGCGCTTGAAGAGATTGTCCAGCGTGTGACAGCGGCGGCAGAGCTCATCGGCTCGATTGCCATTGCCTCGCAGGAACAGGCGACTTCTGTTGAACAAGTCAACCAAGGGATTGTGGAGGTCTCTCAGGTCGTTCAGAACACGGCGGCAATTTCCGAGGAGAGCGCAGCGGCAAGCGAAGAGCTGACAAGTCAGGCGGCCTCGCTGAAAGACAAAACGGCATACTTTAAGGTCAATAAAACAGCTTGTCGCGATTATGAGGAAGAAAGCATCATCATTCCTGAAAGAACCAGCGAATACACAGGTGTTTTACTTGAAAAATTCAGCTGAAACAACGATGTAAATAAAAAAAGATAGCGGCACGTGCCGCTATCTTTTTTGCGTTTTATTTTGAGCCGATATCCGTTCTGTAATGAGCGTTTTGAAAGGACACGCGTTTAACGCCGTCATAGGCGCGTTTAACGGCGTCAGACAGCGTTGCGCCCGTCGCCGTTACGCCGAGAACACGCCCGCCGTTTGTTAAGTATTGACCGTCTTTAAAAAGTGTTCCTGCGTGGTAAACGGTGATATCTGACGGAACTGTCTCCAGTCCTTTGATTTCATAGCCCTTCTCATAGCTATCGGGATAGCCGCCGCTTGCCATCACGATACAGCAGGCGGCACCGTTATGCCATTTAACGGGTATATCGGCAAGACGTTCGTCAACAACGGCCTCGAAAATATCTAAGAGATCCGTTTCCAGCATCGTTAAGATCGGTTGTGTCTCGGGGTCGCCGAAACGGGCGTTGTACTCGACGACGCGCGGCCCTTTCGGCGTCAGCATAAGGCCGAAGTAAATAACGCCTTTGAACAGCCGACCCTCCTGTGCCATCGCGCGGATTGTCGGCAGAAAAATTGTCTCCATGCAGGTTTCGGCAATCTCAGGTGTGTAGTTTGGACTTGGGCAAAAAGCGCCCATGCCACCGGTGTTTGGACCTTCATCATTGTTGAAAGCGCGCTTGTGATCCTGTGAGGAGAGCATCGGGACGATTGTTTTTCCGTCCGTAAAAGCGAGAACGGTGACTTCGGGGCCCGTCATGCACGCTTCAATGACGATTTTGGAGCCGCTGGCCCCGAACTTCTTGTCAGCCATCATGGATTTGACGGCGTTAATAGCCGTCTTTTCATCCGGCGCGACGACGACGCCTTTGCCGAGCGCCAGCCCGTCGGCTTTGACGACAATCGGCGCGCCCATTTCGTGAACATACGCGATGGCCTTGTCCATGTCGTCGAAGACTGCGTATTCAGCCGTCGGAATACCGTATTTTTTCATCAGGTTCTTTGAAAAGATTTTGCTGCTTTCAATGATGGCGGCCTCAGCACGGGGGCCGAAAGCGCGGATACCCGCCTCCTCCAGCCTATTGACAAGGCCAAGCGCTAATGGGTCGTCCGGCGCTACCATAACAAAGTCGATTTGATTATCCTTTGTAAAGCGGACGATACCATCAAGATCCGTTGCCTTGATGTCAACGCACGTGGCAACACCGGCGATGCCGCCGTTGCCGGGCGCGCAATAAAGACGGTCGGTGCGCGGGGAGCGGCGCAGCGCATGGCAGATAGCGTGTTCACGCCCGCCACCGCCGACGACGAGGATATTCATAGGTTGACCTCCATCTATACAATTATCGGGGCGGATAAAGAATCCGCCCCTACTAAAATGGCGCTTCAGTGATGGAACAAGCGGATGCCCGTAAAGGCCATAACGATACCGTATTTATTGCAGACATCGATGACATTGTCATCCCGGATGGAGCCGCCCGGCTGGGCAATATAGGAGACGCCAGATTTTCGCGCGCGTTCAATGTTATCGCCAAAGGGGAAGAAGGCGTCACTGCCGACGGAAACACCCGTCATCCCGGCAATCCAGCTCTTTTTTTCGTCGGTTGTTAAAATATCCGGCTTCTTCGTAAAGACGGCTTCCCAGGCGCCGTCTGAGACAACGTCCTCATATTCATCGGAAATATAGACGTCGATGGCGTTATCGCGCGCCGGGCGGCCAATGTCGGGACGGAAGGGGAGTGCGAGCACCAGTGGGTGCCGACGCAGCCACCAGTTATCGGCCTTGCTGCCGGCCAGGCGCGTGCAGTGAATCCGGCTTTGCTGACCGGCGCCAATGCCGATGGCCTGCGCATCCTTCACATAGCAAACGGAGTTGGATTGGGTATATTTCAAAGTGATGAGCGCGATGACGAGGTCGCGCCGGGCAGAGT belongs to Oscillospiraceae bacterium CM and includes:
- the purD gene encoding phosphoribosylamine--glycine ligase, encoding MNILVVGGGGREHAICHALRRSPRTDRLYCAPGNGGIAGVATCVDIKATDLDGIVRFTKDNQIDFVMVAPDDPLALGLVNRLEEAGIRAFGPRAEAAIIESSKIFSKNLMKKYGIPTAEYAVFDDMDKAIAYVHEMGAPIVVKADGLALGKGVVVAPDEKTAINAVKSMMADKKFGASGSKIVIEACMTGPEVTVLAFTDGKTIVPMLSSQDHKRAFNNDEGPNTGGMGAFCPSPNYTPEIAETCMETIFLPTIRAMAQEGRLFKGVIYFGLMLTPKGPRVVEYNARFGDPETQPILTMLETDLLDIFEAVVDERLADIPVKWHNGAACCIVMASGGYPDSYEKGYEIKGLETVPSDITVYHAGTLFKDGQYLTNGGRVLGVTATGATLSDAVKRAYDGVKRVSFQNAHYRTDIGSK